Proteins co-encoded in one Gossypium arboreum isolate Shixiya-1 chromosome 11, ASM2569848v2, whole genome shotgun sequence genomic window:
- the LOC108473411 gene encoding disease resistance protein RUN1-like, with amino-acid sequence MLSLPSTSSSNSRKKYDVFLSFRGEDTRRNFTDHLYAALKRRWIVTFRDDQKLEAGEEIAPELLKAIQESWCSVIVFSQTYAFSSWCLEELAEIVKQHKNDGHKVFPIFYDVDPSDLRNQKGKVKEAFAKHEERYKEESEKIQRWRNALILVAGVKGWHLSNRHESDFIREIVQEISTKLCQAYPVTHDSGLVGIPERLEGLYLKINIGENDVRIIGICGMGGIGKTTLANRAYNELSPHFEAKSFIANIREDSEKYGLVSLQKRLLSDIFYDDYSRISNVDEGNNIIRHMLPRKKVLVVLDDVDNIQHLKYLAGRHDWFRLGSRIIVTTRDEHLLRCCQVDDVYISTTLNTKDALQLFNRKAFHSATVPEDFIGLSFHVVKYADGLPLALEILGCFLCGRDATVWRSAIERLKRDSNKEILDKLRISFDGLEETEKNIFLDIACFFNGEKKDFVIKVLDGCEFFPDIGIDVLIKKSLIKVDEHKELRMHNLLQEMGRKIVKEKCVDEPGKRCRLWEEMDVHHVLTKNTNIIMLNKMESSKMLNLSVDAFSKMKKLRLLKVLCLSNCDYLKFLSNELRLLDWKGCPLKSLPSSFQPDNLIALLLPYNRIQQLWKGNRLLCKLKLMNLEGSQNLIKTPDFTTASNLEVLTLKGCTKLVDVHPSIAVLKSLKVLNLRDCKSLRSLPTIIGMESLETLILSGCSSLVRFPEIDRKTKRLKTLDLSGCYRVENLSENLQHAKFLEELDFSETAITEPPPFIFQFKNLKVLSFNGCKRGRTNSIAPMLPSLSGLSSLGKLNLRDRNLCEGDIPPDISGLSSLKELDLSGNNFTSIPASLTRLSKLEDLILSNCNICTLGEADIHGLSSLKWLFLKGNNFITVPLALTQLTKLKLLELSNCMKLNSLPELPTSIEDVRLDGCSSLEVVASPSKVCNLVDMAAIRAFNCFKLAENINALTLLRKHLKAFANSRKMFDIIMPGSEIPEWFSQQKGDFFIKIPLPINLQEDSEWIGVACCCIFVNNDASRDVGFIDCGALMYGRNRRLIERRGWLVGKRFSYPILKDHIFLRYWSRDKLYPFSLKDKYGGCETNNLRTTDCLDHKRDGLHVYFNGHSLKVKKCGVRIVYEKDLEEIKELQCHTPQSSPNFEHIHQHSAHNHGSVGSTSDIKQERNISEEAEEEGLQPKLLQKFFNFIMGQSGKKH; translated from the exons ATGTTGTCATTACCTTCAACTTCCTCATCCAATTCTAGAAAGAAATATGATGTTTTCTTGAGTTTTAGAGGCGAAGATACTCGCAGAAACTTCACCGATCATCTCTATGCTGCTTTAAAGAGGAGATGGATCGTCACTTTCAGGGATGATCAAAAGCTGGAGGCCGGCGAAGAGATCGCGCCAGAACTCTTGAAAGCAATTCAGGAATCATGGTGCTCGGTAATCGTTTTTTCACAAACTTATGCCTTTTCAAGTTGGTGCTTGGAGGAGCTTGCTGAGATTGTTAAACAACATAAAAACGACGGCCATAAAGTGTTTCCAATTTTTTACGATGTTGATCCATCTGATTTAAGAAATCAaaaagggaaagtgaaagaagccTTTGCCAAACATGAAGAGAGATACAAAGAAGAAAGTGAGAAGATCCAAAGGTGGCGAAATGCTTTAATTCTAGTGGCTGGAGTCAAGGGATGGCATTTAAGTAACAG gcatGAATCAGACTTTATTAGGGAGATTGTTCAGGAGATATCAACAAAACTTTGTCAGGCATATCCAGTTACTCATGATAGTGGCTTGGTTGGAATTCCTGAACGCTTGGAGggtttatatttgaaaataaacatcGGGGAAAATGATGTCCGCATTATAGGGATTTGTGGAATGGGTGGTATCGGTAAAACAACACTCGCAAACCGTGCTTATAATGAATTGTCACCTCATTTTGAAGCTAAAAGCTTTATTGCTAATATTCGAGAAGATTCAGAAAAATATGGACTAGTTTCTTTACAGAAACGTCTTCTTTCAGATATCTTTTACGATGACTACTCCAGAATTTCCAATGTTGATGAAGGGAATAATATAATTAGACATATGTTGCCTCGCAAAAAGGTTCTTGTTGTTCTTGATGATGTTGATAACATACAACACTTAAAATACTTGGCTGGAAGGCATGATTGGTTCAGATTAGGGAGTAGAATCATTGTAACAACAAGAGACGAACATTTGCTTCGATGTTGCCAAGTTGATGACGTGTATATCTCCACAACATTGAATACCAAAGATGCGCTGCAACTTTTCAACCGGAAAGCTTTCCATAGTGCTACAGTACCGGAAGATTTCATTGGGCTTTCTTTCCATGTTGTAAAATATGCTGATGGTCTCCCTTTAGCTCTTGAAATTTTGGGTTGCTTTTTGTGCGGTAGAGATGCTACTGTATGGAGAAGTGCAATTGAAAGACTTAAAAGAGATTCTAATAAAGAAATTCTCGATAAACTTCGAATTAGTTTTGATGGCCTGGAAGAAACGGAGAAGAATATATTTCTAGATATAGCATGCTTCTTTAATGGGGAGAAGAAAGATTTTGTAATCAAAGTATTGGATGGTTGTGAGTTTTTTCCAGATATTGGCATTGATGTTCTCATTAAAAAATCTCTCATAAAAGTCGATGAACACAAAGAATTGAGGATGCATAACTTGTTGcaagaaatgggaagaaaaattGTTAAAGAAAAATGTGTTGATGAACCTGGAAAACGTTGCAGATTGTGGGAGGAAATGGACGTCCATCATGTCCTAACAAAAAACACT aaTATAATAATGCTAAATAAAAT GGAATCGAGCAAGATGCTCAACTTGAGTGTCGATGCCTtttcaaaaatgaaaaaattgagaTTGCTCAAAGTACTTTGCCTGTCAAATTGTGATTATCTCAAATTTCTTTCTAATGAGCTACGGCTTTTAGATTGGAAAGGATGCCCTTTAAAATCATTGCCTTCAAGCTTCCAACCGGACAACCTTATTGCACTTCTTTTACCATATAATCGTATTCAACAACTATGGAAGGGAAATAGA CTCTTGTGTAAGTTGAAATTGATGAACCTTGAAGGGTCCCAAAACCTGATCAAGACACCAGACTTCACAACGGCATCAAATCTTGAAGTTCTAACATTGAAGGGTTGTACCAAATTAGTGGATGTCCATCCATCAATCGCAGTACTTAAGAGCCTTAAAGTTTTGAATTTAAGAGATTGCAAAAGTCTTAGGAGTCTTCCGACCATAATTGGAATGGAATCTCTTGAAACATTAATTCTTTCGGGTTGCTCAAGTCTTGTAAGGTTTCCGGAGATTGATAGGAAAACGAAACGTCTAAAAACTCTAGATCTTTCCGGTTGTTATAGAGTTGAAAATTTATCAGAGAATTTGCAGCATGCAAAGTTTTTGGAAGAGCTCGACTTTAGTGAAACAGCCATAACAGAACCCCCACCcttcatttttcaatttaaaaatcttaAAGTTCTGTCTTTCAATGGATGCAAAAGAGGAAGGACAAATTCCATCGCTCCGATGTTACCTTCATTGTCAGGTTTGAGTTCATTAGGAAAGCTAAATCTAAGGGACCGCAATCTTTGTGAAGGAGATATTCCCCCTGATATTTCTGGTCTATCCTCTTTGAAAGAACTTGATCTTAGTGGTAACAATTTCACCAGTATACCTGCATCTCTTACACGACTCTCCAAGCTTGAAGATCTTATACTGTCAAATTGCAACATTTGCACTCTTGGTGAAGCAGATATTCATGGTCTGTCCTCTTTGAAATGGCTTTTTCTTAAAGGTAACAATTTCATCACCGTTCCTTTGGCTCTGACTCAACTTACCAAGCTTAAATTGCTTGAATTATCAAATTGCATGAAGCTTAACTCGTTGCCTGAGCTACCAACAAGTATAGAAGATGTGAGGCTAGATGGTTGTTCTTCACTTGAAGTAGTTGCAAGTCCATCAAAAGTATGCAATTTAGTGGATATGGCTGCTATTAGAGCCTTTAACTGCTTCAAATTGGCTGAGAATATCAATGCATTAACACTGCTGAGAAAACATCTTAAG GCATTTGCAAATTCAAGAAAAATGTTTGATATTATCATGCCAGGAAGTGAAATCCCAGAATGGTTTAGCCAACAAAAAGGTGACTTCTTTATTAAGATTCCCTTACCTATCAACCTTCAAGAGGATAGTGAATGGATTGGGGTTGCTTGTTGCTGCATTTTTGTCAATAATGATGCTTCAAGGGATGTGGGCTTTATCGACTGTGGAGCGTTAATGTATGGTAGAAATCGTCGACTGATTGAGAGGAGAGGCTGGTTGGTGGGTAAACGATTCAGCTATCCCATACTGAAAGATCACATTTTTCTTCGTTATTGGTCGCGTGATAAATTATATCCATTTTCCTTGAAAGATAAATATGGTGGCTGTGAAACCAATAATTTACGGACAACAGATTGCTTAGATCATAAACGTGATGGGCTTCATGTGTATTTCAATGGTCATAGCCTTAAGGTGAAGAAGTGTGGTGTTAGAATAGTGTATGAGAAAGATTTGGAAGAAATAAAAGAGTTGCAGTGCCATACCCCTCAATCTTCACCAAATTTTGAACACATCCACCAACACTCTGCTCACAACCATGGATCAGTAGGTAGCACTTCTGACATTAAACAAGAACGTAATATCTCCGAGGAAGCGGAGGAAGAGGGGCTGCAACCAAAACTGTTgcaaaaatttttcaattttataatgGGCCAATCAGGGAAGAAGCATTAA
- the LOC108471857 gene encoding LOW QUALITY PROTEIN: L-type lectin-domain containing receptor kinase V.9-like (The sequence of the model RefSeq protein was modified relative to this genomic sequence to represent the inferred CDS: inserted 2 bases in 1 codon) has protein sequence MMSCLIMLVLLFLLNLASSDINQGHFSFNGYLNIDGVAGVDSSGLFKLTNSTIQSTGHIFYKNPIQFKNSTNGSVFSFSTTFFFAIVPEEYPTLSGHGLAFVISPNNRIPGALPSQYLGLFNQSNNGDSSNHIVAVELDTIMGSEFDDINNNHVGIDINGLNSMVSAPAGYFTDEGKFINVALISGDPLQIWVEYNGMKKQLNVTLYPINISKPKTPLLSFKRDLSPYIYDYXYVGFSSSAGSILSSHYILAWSFKMNGSAEELDLSHLPKIPRYDNDNNRGIKQLKRILAFTLSFTGLTLVLVLVFGFVLISRKKRFMEILEDWEVQYGPHRFSYKDLFKATKGFKEKEVLGRGGFGRVYKGVLPSSNIQISVKRISHDSRQGMREFVAEIATIGRLRHPNLVRLLGYCRHKNELLLVYDYMPNGSLDKFLYHQPNSSLNWTQRFKIIKDVASALFYLHQQWMQVIIHRDIKPTNVLIDGDMNARLGDFSLAKLCDLGNDPQTSHVAGTLGYMAPELAREGKANTSTDIYAFGIFMLEAACGRKPIEPRAPPEEAFLADWITDCWDKGDILATIDKRLEKRFVGQQAELVLKLGLLCSHPVAAGRPSMSSIILYLEGVASLPEDLSSVIKAREFPTGSNEVDALNELTAERNTVPSLTITEAFVSHCR, from the exons atGATGTCTTGCTTGATCATGCTTGTGTTGCTTTTCCTCCTGAACCTTGCATCTTCAGATATCAATCAGGGTCATTTCAGTTTCAATGGTTACTTGAATATTGATGGAGTTGCAGGCGTAGATTCAAGTGGGCTCTTTAAACTGACTAATTCTACAATCCAATCAACAGGTCACATCTTCTACAAGAATCCAATCCAATTCAAGAACTCCACAAATGGTAGTGTTTTCTCTTTTTCGACCACATTCTTTTTTGCAATTGTACCGGAGGAATACCCTACTTTGTCTGGCCATGGATTAGCCTTTGTAATCTCGCCTAATAATAGAATTCCTGGAGCTCTTCCCAGCCAGTATCTTGGTCTTTTCAATCAATCAAACAACGGTGACAGCTCAAATCATATTGTTGCGGTTGAGCTGGACACAATTATGGGCAGCGAATTCGATGACATAAACAATAACCATGTTGGCATCGATATCAATGGCCTAAACTCAATGGTATCTGCTCCTGCAGGGTATTTCACTGATGAAGGCAAGTTCATAAATGTCGCCCTTATAAGCGGAGATCCACTGCAGATTTGGGTTGAATACAATGGGATGAAAAAACAACTCAATGTTACGTTGTATCCAATCAATATATCAAAGCCAAAAACCCCACTTTTATCCTTCAAACGGGATTTGTCTCCGTATATTTATGACTA GTATGTAGGTTTCTCATCCTCCGCAGGTTCGATTCTATCATCACACTACATATTGGCATGGAGTTTCAAGATGAATGGCTCAGCTGAGGAGCTAGATTTGTCTCACCTTCCAAAAATTCCACgatatgataatgataataatcgAGGAATCAAGCAATTGAAGAGGATTTTGGCTTTCACCCTTTCTTTCACAGGTCTCACTTTAGTCCTCGTATTGGTTTTCGGGTTTGTGTTGATCTCAAGGAAGAAGAGATTCATGGAGATTCTGGAGGATTGGGAGGTTCAGTACGGGCCTCATAGATTCTCTTATAAAGATCTATTCAAAGCTACAAAGGGGTTTAAAGAAAAGGAAGTTCTAGGGAGAGGTGGATTTGGTAGGGTGTATAAGGGTGTTTTACCCTCTTCCAACATACAAATTTCCGTCAAAAGGATCTCTCATGATTCAAGGCAAGGTATGAGGGAATTCGTGGCTGAGATTGCAACCATCGGTCGCCTCAGGCATCCGAATTTGGTTCGACTTCTCGGTTATTGCAGGCACAAGAACGAGTTGCTTTTGGTTTATGACTACATGCCTAATGGAAGCCTTGACAAGTTTCTTTATCACCAACCTAATAGCAGTCTTAATTGGACACAAAGGTTTAAGATCATCAAGGACGTAGCGTCCGCGTTGTTCTATCTGCACCAGCAATGGATGCAAGTCATCATTCACAGAGATATCAAGCCTACCAATGTGCTGATAGACGGTGACATGAACGCCCGACTAGGAGATTTCAGCCTGGCAAAGCTATGCGACCTTGGAAATGATCCTCAAACCTCGCATGTAGCTGGTACGCTTGGTTACATGGCTCCTGAGCTGGCAAGAGAAGGGAAAGCAAACACAAGCACTGATATATATGCATTTGGAATATTCATGCTTGAAGCTGCATGTGGTAGAAAGCCCATCGAACCACGAGCGCCACCAGAGGAAGCATTTCTTGCAGACTGGATAACGGATTGCTGGGATAAAGGAGACATTTTGGCGACTATTGATAAGAGGTTGGAGAAGAGATTTGTGGGACAacaagctgagttggtgttgaaGCTTGGGTTGCTTTGCTCACACCCGGTGGCAGCCGGTAGGCCTAGCATGTCCAGCATTATATTATATTTGGAAGGTGTTGCTTCATTGCCCGAAGACTTGAGCTCTGTTATCAAAGCTCGAGAATTCCCAACAGGATCAAATGAAGTGGACGCTCTTAATGAGTTAACAGCCGAGAGAAACACCGTTCCTTCATTAACAATTACAGAAGCATTTGTTTCTCACTGTAGGTGA
- the LOC108473413 gene encoding probable prolyl 4-hydroxylase 7: MEYRYFLGFFLLLLINFTLVSAEINGSVLKMRGGTSSVQFDPTSVTQLSWRPRAFIYNGFLSSEECDHLIFLAKDKLEKSMVADDVSGQSIESEVRTSSGMFLEKALVYK; the protein is encoded by the exons ATGGAGTACCGGTATTTTCTCggattctttcttcttcttttgatCAATTTTACTTTGGTTTCGGCTGAGATTAATGGATCGGTGCTTAAAATGAGAGGAGGAACTTCTTCTGTTCAATTTGATCCCACTTCTGTTACTCAACTCTCATGGCGCCCCAG GGCTTTTATTTACAATGGATTTTTATCAAGTGAGGAATGTGATCACCTTATTTTTCTG GCTAAGGATAAGTTAGAGAAGTCAATGGTGGCAGATGATGTATCAGGCCAGAGTATTGAAAGTGAAGTTCGAACCAGCTCCGGCATGTTTCTTGAGAAAGCTCTAGTATATAAATGA
- the LOC128283987 gene encoding TMV resistance protein N-like, giving the protein MKRLKTLDLSGCYRVENLSENLQHEKFLEELDLTETAITEPPSFIFQFKNLKVLSFNGCKRGRTNSIAPMLPSFSGLSSLRELKLRDCNLCEGDIPRDVSGLSFLKELDLSGNNFVSIPASLTRLSKLEVLILSNCNMCTLGEADIHGLSSLKWLYLNDNNFITVPLALTQLSKLKLIALSNCMKLNSLPELPTSIEDVWLEGCSSLEVVASPSKEVKSQNGLANKKVTPLLRFPYLSTFKRIVNGLELLVAAFLSIMMLQRMWALSTAER; this is encoded by the exons ATGAAACGTCTAAAAACTCTAGATCTTTCTGGTTGTTATAGAGTTGAAAATTTATCGGAGAATTTGCAGCATGAAAAGTTTTTGGAAGAGCTCGACTTGACTGAAACAGCCATAACCGAACCACCATCcttcatttttcaatttaaaaatcttaAAGTTCTGTCTTTCAATGGATGCAAAAGAGGAAGGACAAATTCCATTGCTCCGATGTTACCTTCATTTTCAGGTTTGAGTTCATTAAGAGAGCTAAAACTAAGGGACTGCAATCTTTGTGAAGGAGATATTCCCCGTGATGTTTCTGGTCTATCCTTTTTGAAAGAACTTGATCTTAGTGGTAACAATTTCGTCAGTATACCTGCATCTCTTACACGACTCTCCAAGCTTGAAGTTCTTATATTGTCAAATTGCAACATGTGCACTCTTGGTGAAGCAGATATTCATGGTCTATCCTCTTTGAAATGGCTTTATCTTAACGATAACAATTTCATCACCGTTCCTTTGGCTCTGACTCAACTTTCCAAGCTTAAATTGATTGCATTATCAAATTGCATGAAGCTTAACTCGTTGCCTGAGCTACCAACAAGTATAGAAGATGTGTGGCTAGAGGGTTGTTCTTCACTTGAAGTAGTTGCAAGTCCATCAAAA GAAGTGAAATCCCAGAATGGTTTAGCCAACAAAAAGGTGACTCCTTTATTAAGATTCCCTTACCTATCAACCTTCAAGAGGATAGTGAATGGATTGGAGTTGCTTGTTGCTGCATTTTTGTCAATAATGATGCTTCAAAGGATGTGGGCTTTATCGACTGCAGAGCGTTAA